In Candidatus Methylomirabilis sp., the genomic window GAATGGGCCAGCAGGATTCTGAAGTCGATCGTCAACCATCGACTGAAACTGGACACACACAAGCACGAGGAGGCGCCGGTTGCCTTCGGCCCTGAGGATCAGCATCCACTGGGACGCCTGGTGAAGAAAGGCGACCGCTCCTCATCGACGTACCGCATCAAGGATCGACAGATTCTCCAGGTCAACCAGAAGACAGAAAAAGGATGGTTGAGCCTCAACGTCTTAGAGTACGTTCCGACGCTTCACGGCTTCTTGCCCAAGCAGGTGGCCGTTTTTCAGTTCGACGAAAAGGGGTCACTTGCAAACAGCACCGTCTTTACTGATGAATACGTCGAGGTGGAGGGGTTCTGGCTTCCCAAGTCCCGTGTGATTATCGTTGCTCAAGGGGGGAAGATCGAGGTCTCGACGCTTCAGTTTCAAGGGCACCGCCTGCTTCCGAAAGAAGCGGCCAAGGTCCCGGCTTCCTGATCCCGGGCGCCATTAATTTCCCTTTTCAGCAACCAGCATAACAGCCGCAAGGTTTCGGTCGTACTGACGGAATACGCGCCGCATGGCATGCACCCGCTGGCGCGCCGCCTGATTTCGCAGAACATTCCAGGCGATCCGCGCCATCCCGGCCAGCCCTTCATTTCGGATCATCTGGGACGGTTCAAGCAGGTGCATCGGGGTGGTGGCCTGCGCCTTGATAATGAACCCTTCACGTTGCAGCAGCGCTTTCCATTCCGATACGGTCAGCGGACGCACCCCCACATGAATGGACTGCGAGAGCGCGCGGTTGATGGCGTCTCTGGTGACACTATCGATGTCGTCAGGAACCACAGATAGTTCATGGATGCCACAACGCCCGCCTGGCGTCAGTAAACGCTTGGCCTCTTGAATAATCTTGGCCTTATTCTCAGGGGTTTTCATGCTCAACATCGCTTCGCAGTACACCACCGTGGCGCTACCGTCCGGTAAGCCTGAGTGTTCTGCCTGCCCGACGACACAACGCTGATTATCGCCTTTCAGATAGCCCTGTACTCGTTTCGCGGCGGCATCGTCGGCTTCTACCGCGGTGTAGCCGGACGGGGATTTCGCCAACACCAGTTGCGCCGTCACACCCAGCCCTGGCGCAAATTCGACCACCCTATCCGTTGGCGCGATATTGAGTGCGTCCAGCATCCGGTGCGTTAATTCAAGGCCACCGGGACGCAACACCCGCTTTCCCATCTGCGCCAGCAGCCAGTGTCCCGGCATCTTATCAATTTGCAGTCCGTGTCCCGGCAGGATTTCCTCATGTTCATTCATAAGCGGTTTCACTTTCTCTCTTTCGAATGTGTAGTCCGTCACCCACAGTCACGTGACCATGTGACATGGTTATTGTGATTGCCACGTCGGAGATGTCAAGGAAAAAGCGGGACCAAGGGCATGACAGGGGAGATTGTGGGGATTTCAGGCAACCCCCGCGATGAACATTCGCCAAAGGGTCACAGATACTCGCGCTCGGCCTGGCGGATGGCGCGATAGCGCTCGAAGGCCTGGCGCGGGTCTTCGAGACCAAGGATCGACTTGAGGGTACTGCCGCGAAAGGTATGGGCGATCATCCTTGGCGTATTGCGGAGCACGAAGAGTGGGCTGTGCCAGAATACGGCCGGCAGGTGGCGAAGCTTCATCCACCGGTCGGCCCGCCACCGCCTGAACTCGATCTCCTCAGCCGAGAGGTGCTCGCTTCGTACGATAGCGGTCGTGCCGTCGTACTCTTCGAGCCGTTCGTTGATGATCAGCCCATGGTCACGAAACTCCTTGGTCATCGGCGTGCGCGGATACGGTGTCGGATGCTGGATGTACGGCCAGTCAATATACGCTCTGGCAAATTCGATGTTGGCCTCGAGGGAGGCGCGGGTATCGTTTGGATTGCCGATGATCAGCCCGCCGACCACGTAGATCTTATGTCGGTGCAGAAAGTCGATCGCCTTGATCGCAGCATTGCCGGCCGTGTGACCGTCCTCGCGCTTGATATTTTTGCGGCGGGCACGTAGGAATGTCAGGTCCTCATCGAGGATGTTCTCGATGCCGAGAAAGACATAGCGGAAACCGGCTTGGCGCATAAGCGGCGCGAGTTGCTCGCCATGATTAGCGATGACCGAGGTCATGGCCTGCACCGTGTAGTCGATATCGTGGAGCCCGGCATCGATGATGGCCTGGCAGAGCGCCTCGAACCGCCGCACATTGAGCATGACATTGTCATCGACAATGAAGATCGCCCGCGCGCCGTGGTTGCGTGCATCGCGGATGTCCGCGATCACCCGATCCAGCGGGTACGTATGGAAATTGCGGCCGCGCATTGCGATAATCGAGCAGAAGCTGCAATCGAACGTGCAGCCGCGTGATGTTTCGATGACATCGACCTGCCGGCCGAGCACGGTGTACCCGGCCAGCACCCTCGCGTCGCGGTTGGACAGCCGTATCTCGCCATCTTCAAGGGAGTTGACCGGCCGGTCCGGATTGTGAGAAAAGCGGTCGCCGCTCCTGTACGATAGGCCCAAGATCCGATCGTACCCGCTCTGATTCTCGATGGCGCGCAGGAGCTCGCGAAAGGTGATCTCGCCCTCGCCCCGCACGATGAAGTCAACACCACCCCAAGAGATATCGGTATATGCTTCTGTGGCCATACTCGGATCGTAGCCGCCGACGACAACGCGCGCATCGGGGCTGAGGGAACGCACGAGGTCGATGATCTTCCTCGCGGTCTTGCGCTGGAAGGTCATCACTGATAGCCCGAGCAGATCGGGGTTGATCTCGCGCACGAGACGCTCGATGGTCTCGCGGACGCGCCGCTGGACGAGAATCAGGTCTGCTACAGCAACGTGGTGATGGGGATCGATATTGCCGGCGAGGGACGTGAGGGCGGCGTTGGGCATCCGGATGGTGACCGTCGGCATGTGCTCGAATGAATCGGGCATGGAGAGCAGCAGGATGTTCATGGCGCTTCTCCCGGCGCTCGCGCGCCACACGGCCATTACGTCCAACAGGGCCGTTCCGCGTGATTAGTCCCATACTAATGTAACCATGTGCAAAGCGCAAGAGA contains:
- a CDS encoding DUF3386 family protein, whose translation is MKRRSREIQSLCFAILLLAFTGDPLKAQEIHDDPEARTLLEEARQRVVVWDRFPGFKAKLEVDQDGKRSSGELTVLPSGKVEVALQGRASAEWASRILKSIVNHRLKLDTHKHEEAPVAFGPEDQHPLGRLVKKGDRSSSTYRIKDRQILQVNQKTEKGWLSLNVLEYVPTLHGFLPKQVAVFQFDEKGSLANSTVFTDEYVEVEGFWLPKSRVIIVAQGGKIEVSTLQFQGHRLLPKEAAKVPAS
- a CDS encoding class I SAM-dependent methyltransferase, encoding MNEHEEILPGHGLQIDKMPGHWLLAQMGKRVLRPGGLELTHRMLDALNIAPTDRVVEFAPGLGVTAQLVLAKSPSGYTAVEADDAAAKRVQGYLKGDNQRCVVGQAEHSGLPDGSATVVYCEAMLSMKTPENKAKIIQEAKRLLTPGGRCGIHELSVVPDDIDSVTRDAINRALSQSIHVGVRPLTVSEWKALLQREGFIIKAQATTPMHLLEPSQMIRNEGLAGMARIAWNVLRNQAARQRVHAMRRVFRQYDRNLAAVMLVAEKGN
- a CDS encoding radical SAM protein; translated protein: MNILLLSMPDSFEHMPTVTIRMPNAALTSLAGNIDPHHHVAVADLILVQRRVRETIERLVREINPDLLGLSVMTFQRKTARKIIDLVRSLSPDARVVVGGYDPSMATEAYTDISWGGVDFIVRGEGEITFRELLRAIENQSGYDRILGLSYRSGDRFSHNPDRPVNSLEDGEIRLSNRDARVLAGYTVLGRQVDVIETSRGCTFDCSFCSIIAMRGRNFHTYPLDRVIADIRDARNHGARAIFIVDDNVMLNVRRFEALCQAIIDAGLHDIDYTVQAMTSVIANHGEQLAPLMRQAGFRYVFLGIENILDEDLTFLRARRKNIKREDGHTAGNAAIKAIDFLHRHKIYVVGGLIIGNPNDTRASLEANIEFARAYIDWPYIQHPTPYPRTPMTKEFRDHGLIINERLEEYDGTTAIVRSEHLSAEEIEFRRWRADRWMKLRHLPAVFWHSPLFVLRNTPRMIAHTFRGSTLKSILGLEDPRQAFERYRAIRQAEREYL